A section of the Oryza sativa Japonica Group chromosome 1, ASM3414082v1 genome encodes:
- the LOC4324045 gene encoding protein PGR gives MGIPAASVAARTAVGAALAAVIAARAVRRRSLDGSGGAAGFVVMAIHLACGYRYGALVLAFFFTSSKATKIGADRKRRIEDDFKEGGQRNWIQVLANSLIATILVIILATMTGGQDQCLDSHESKVITGIIGGIIGHYCCCNGDTWSSELGVLSDEQPRLITTLKPVRKGTNGGVTLQGLLAATAGGLIIGLTFVFVGLLTVECSFDVALRQLLVIPISATAGLLGSLIDSVLGATLQFSGYCSVRKKVVSKRGPTVTKISGMTILDNDAVNAVSVLLTTAVTAYACIRIF, from the exons ATGGGGATCCCCGCCGCCTCAGTCGCGGCCCGGACAGCCGTCGGCGCGGCGCtggccgccgtcatcgccgcgcgcgccgtccgccgccgctcgctggaCGGCTCCGGCGGGGCAGCCGGGTTCGTCGTCATGGCGATCCACCTCGCCTGCGGGTACAGGTACGGCGCGCTCGTGCTGGCCTTCTTCTTCACCTCGTCCAAGGCGACCAAGATCGGCGCGGACAGGAAGCGCCGCATCGAGGACGACTTCAAGGAGGGCGGCCAGCGCAACTG GATCCAAGTCCTAGCAAATAGCTTAATAGCTACTATATTGGTCATCATATTGGCAACAATGACCGGAGGACAAGATCAATGCCTGGACTCCCATGAGTCAAAGGTTATAACTGGTATTATTGGTGGCATCATTGGTCACTATTGCTGCTGCAATGGAGATACTTGGTCATCCGAACTTGGTGTGCTTAGTGATGAACAGCCACGTCTTATTACTACTCTGAAG CCTGTCAGGAAAGGTACAAACGGTGGAGTGACCTTACAAGGCCTTCTTGCTGCCACAGCAGGTGGCCTAATCATAGGTCTgacttttgtttttgttggaCTGTTGACTGTGGAGTGCTCATTTGACGTGGCTCTTCGACAGCTTCTAGTAATACCCATCTCTGCTACTGCTGGTTTGCTTGGCAGTCTGATTGATTCAGTGTTGGGTGCCACACTCCAGTTCAGTGGATACTGCAGTGTTCGGAAGAAG GTGGTCAGTAAACGGGGCCCTACAGTCACCAAGATTTCTGGAATGACTATCCTGGATAATGATGCGGTTAATGCTGTATCTGTGCTACTAACAACTGCGGTTACAGCTTATGCGTGCATTCGCATCTTTTGA
- the LOC4324047 gene encoding uncharacterized protein isoform X1 produces the protein MASGNSGEPSTAPQPNRWYELRLGSSCRDPSPTAKFCTLRYEFKPASIDKTQAGSLQKTKDNRVTVEFHNNQPGKPKVTFEGSQEEYKDNDGVLFFDGETFRLERLHRAVKRLRHVRVPGESSAATSATTGMGESHSPPLPKVGKSPAMSKPAVHSVPVEVERIDIGEPENPVAGLRNNNRSTTYQPVTTNPFSFSPDPNDQEENLDILGDDDNGSPNNMSSGQGASVRGFDINIPNQLDIDDEIADVDVSDEADEGLNAAEALRAQVNAEGQQDEQETSSSSGSSSSSSSSGSGSGSGSSSSDSDGSDGDSASSGGDVDI, from the exons ATGGCGAGCGGCAACAGCGGCGAGCCGAGCACGGCGCCGCAGCCGAATCGGTGGTACGAGCTCCGGCTGGGCTCCTCCTGCCGCGacccctcccccaccgccaaGTTCTGCACGCTCCGCT ATGAATTTAAGCCAGCATCAATTGATAAGACTCAAGCTGGGTCTCTGCAGAAGACCAAAGATAACAGGGTTACTGTGGAATTCCACAACAATCAGCCTGGCAAGCCAAAGGTGACATTTGAAGGAAGCCAAGAAGAGTACAAGGATAATGATGGTGTCTTGTTTTTTGATGGTGAAACCTTTCGTCTGGAGCGGTTGCATCGGGCTGTCAAGAGATTAAGGCATGTCCGAGTTCCAGGAGAGTCTTCGGCAGCCACTTCGGCTACTACTGGAATGGGCGAATCACATTCCCCTCCATTACCGAAAGTTGGAAAGTCACCGGCCATGAGTAAACCTGCTGTACACTCAGTTCCT GTTGAGGTTGAACGCATTGACATTGGTGAACCTGAAAATCCAG TTGCAGGTCTAAGAAACAATAACAGGAGCACTACATACCAACCTGTTACCACAAATCCATTTTCATTTTCGCCTGATCCAAATGATCAAGAGGAGAACCTAGACATACTTGGTGATGATGACAATGGCTCACCGAATAACATGTCCTCTGGACAAGGAGCTTCTGTTCGTGGTTTTGACATCAACATACCAAACCAGCTTGACATAGATGATGAAATTGCTGATGTAGATGTCAGTGATGAGGCTGATGAGGGACTCAATGCAGCCGAGGCCCTGCGAGCTCAAGTCAATGCAGAAGGGCAGCAGGATGAGCAGGAAACCTCTAGCTCTagcgggagcagcagcagcagtagtagcaG
- the LOC4324047 gene encoding uncharacterized protein isoform X2 has product MASGNSGEPSTAPQPNRWYELRLGSSCRDPSPTAKFCTLRYEFKPASIDKTQAGSLQKTKDNRVTVEFHNNQPGKPKVTFEGSQEEYKDNDGVLFFDGETFRLERLHRAVKRLRHVRVPGESSAATSATTGMGESHSPPLPKVGKSPAMSKPAVHSVPVEVERIDIGEPENPGLRNNNRSTTYQPVTTNPFSFSPDPNDQEENLDILGDDDNGSPNNMSSGQGASVRGFDINIPNQLDIDDEIADVDVSDEADEGLNAAEALRAQVNAEGQQDEQETSSSSGSSSSSSSSGSGSGSGSSSSDSDGSDGDSASSGGDVDI; this is encoded by the exons ATGGCGAGCGGCAACAGCGGCGAGCCGAGCACGGCGCCGCAGCCGAATCGGTGGTACGAGCTCCGGCTGGGCTCCTCCTGCCGCGacccctcccccaccgccaaGTTCTGCACGCTCCGCT ATGAATTTAAGCCAGCATCAATTGATAAGACTCAAGCTGGGTCTCTGCAGAAGACCAAAGATAACAGGGTTACTGTGGAATTCCACAACAATCAGCCTGGCAAGCCAAAGGTGACATTTGAAGGAAGCCAAGAAGAGTACAAGGATAATGATGGTGTCTTGTTTTTTGATGGTGAAACCTTTCGTCTGGAGCGGTTGCATCGGGCTGTCAAGAGATTAAGGCATGTCCGAGTTCCAGGAGAGTCTTCGGCAGCCACTTCGGCTACTACTGGAATGGGCGAATCACATTCCCCTCCATTACCGAAAGTTGGAAAGTCACCGGCCATGAGTAAACCTGCTGTACACTCAGTTCCT GTTGAGGTTGAACGCATTGACATTGGTGAACCTGAAAATCCAG GTCTAAGAAACAATAACAGGAGCACTACATACCAACCTGTTACCACAAATCCATTTTCATTTTCGCCTGATCCAAATGATCAAGAGGAGAACCTAGACATACTTGGTGATGATGACAATGGCTCACCGAATAACATGTCCTCTGGACAAGGAGCTTCTGTTCGTGGTTTTGACATCAACATACCAAACCAGCTTGACATAGATGATGAAATTGCTGATGTAGATGTCAGTGATGAGGCTGATGAGGGACTCAATGCAGCCGAGGCCCTGCGAGCTCAAGTCAATGCAGAAGGGCAGCAGGATGAGCAGGAAACCTCTAGCTCTagcgggagcagcagcagcagtagtagcaG